The following is a genomic window from Pirellulales bacterium.
TTCCGGTGGTGATTCGCGCGGTGACGATGCTAGCGACAGTGATCCTGGCGACGGGGTTTCGCGTGCCACCAGCGCATCGGCCACAGCCCGCGCGGAAGCGGGACGTTGGCGGGGGTCTTTTTGGAGGGAATGCAGGATCGCGCGTTCGACGGCCGGGTCGACGTCAGCCACCAGCTCGGCCGGGGGACGCGGCGACGATGCTGCGTGCGCTCGATTCAACTCCTCGATCGAGCCGCTCTTGTGCACCGGTTGGCCCGTGAACGCTTCGTAGAGGATCAGCCCCAGCGAGTAGAGGTCGCTCTGGATCGTTGTCTCGCCGCGCGCCAATTGTTCGGGCGCCATGTAGGCCGGCGTGCCGGCAATCTCGCCGACGCCGCTTGCACTGCCCTCCAGGCGTGCCAGGCCGAAGTCGGTGATGCGTGCCTGGCCCCGGCCGTCGATCATGACGTTGGCCGGCTTCAGATCTCGGTGCAAAACCCCCTTCTCGTGAGCCGCCGCCAGACCCGCGCAAAGCTGCTGGGCAATCTCGATGCCCTTGTCCCTGGGCAAACGCCCGATGCGGCGCAGCAAACCTTGCAGATCCTCGCCGTCGATGTACTCCATCGACAGAAAGTGCTGACCATCTGCCTCGTCGATGTCAAATACCCGGCAAACGTTGGGATGAGCGAGCTGCCGGGACAGGCGCACCTCGCTCACAAATAACTGAAAGCGCCTCGAACTCTCGGCGACGCCGCGCGGCAGGAATTTGAGCGCCACCGGATGACCGAGCTTCAAGTCATCGGCGCGATAGACGCCTCCCATGCCGCCCCGGCCGGCGAGGGACACGATGCGATAGCGGTCGGCGATTATGGTTCCCGGCAGGAACCGGCCATGAGCGGACAAATCCGGGTCGGAAATCGACGGGGAAGCGCTGGCGTTCTTCGAACGGTTGTGATCGACCGTTGCATCCGGCCCCGGCACGAGCACGCCGCCGCAGGCCGAGCAGCACTTGCTGTCAGCGTCGTTTTCGGCGGAGCAGGCGGGGCAGGTTTTCATGGGTCATTCGGCCCCCTTCGCGGCGCCGAATCTCCCTAGCCGTTTGGTCATCATCGCAACGATTTCGAGAATGGAGTGATTTTAGCAGAGCGGCTTCGAAATACGACCGGCGAGTCGAGTTTGAACGGCGAAGAGAGCTGCCAGGCAAGTGGTTTACGGCAAACGCGACAAAACCGTCTGGCAGTACGGTACGCAGTTTGAATACTTGCGGGACAGCATGATTCCAAGTAAAAAGCTCCCCGTCGAAAACGACGATGAGCTTTCTTAGAAAGCATGTCGGGGCGACTGGACGCCGTTAGAACTTTTTGTCGCAGGAGTCAGGGGCTGGGAAGCCAGACTGCGGCAATGCCTGAACGATGGAGCCACATCCCAATAGTCTTGCGTCATAGGTTGGACTCGCCCTCGCTCACGTGTCGGGCTCCACAAACAAATCGTACTCTGCAAAAATGGGAATGCGCCCTTGTACAAGCGCATGATTGAATTACCGACTCCCCGTGGTTATCGGAAGATGGTGGATCCTCTGGCGACACGAATCGAGGAATTAACTCCTTAGCCAGTTCTTTGAGAGAATACGTTACGCGTGTCGATTTCGGCCTAGTCATGACCATGACAGGAGACGGCCCCTGGCAACAAGGCAAGACGACCAAGTTCAAGTCGATCACAGAGATCAAAGACGCCGATACCGTGAATTTCAGCCTGTTCATGGTGGACACGGACGGCAAGGAACAGCCGATGGTAAAGATCACATACAAGCGGAAGAAGTGAGACCGCGCGACGGCGTTGCTTTTGCCCCGGTGTTCAAGGGAGGCTGGTGGTCGTGGCGCACCCTCTGCCACAGAAATCCAATGCCAGGGAGCCAACATGAGTGTGAAGAAAGAAGCCTCCGGACGCCGTTCCGGCCAGGTTGAGGTCGAGGTCCCCGGCAGCACCCAGTCTGCGGCGGAGCGACGATCGGCAGAAGCCGAGTTGCGTACGTTGATCGCCAAATTCGCGCCCAAGCGGCTACGGCTCATAACCGCCATGCGACGGTCACTTCGAAAGCGCCTGCCCACCGCCTATGAGGTGGTGTATGAATATCGCGCCTGGTTCGTCATCAGCTATTCACCCAGCGAGCGCGGGTACGAGGGCGTTCTTGCCATCCGCGGGGACGAGAAGGGCGTGAAGTTCTACTTCAATCGTGGTAAGGAGCTGCCGGACCCTCAGAAACTGTTGCAGGGGGCCGCCAGCCAGGTGCGTTCGATTGACGTGGAGGGCGCGTCCACACTCGCTCGTCCGGCGGTCGCGCGCCTGATCGATGAGGCCATCGCTCGAAATCCCGTGCCGTTTGCATGCGCCGGACGCGGGCCGGTGGTCATTCGTTCGGCAGCGGGCAAGCAGCGTAGGCGTGGCCTTGCCTAACTGAGTCGGGTCGGAAGCTCACAAAGTTGCCACCGCAAAACAAGCGACGGGATTTGAACTAAGTTTTACCAAAGACACAAAGGAGTTCCGTCACTTTTCCTTGTGATTTCGACCATCGTGCAATGCCATTTGAACACGCTCGTCGATCTGTAACTCTCGTCCCCACAATGAGAAAGCCCTTCGACGTTCTCGCCGAAGGGCTTCTTCCTGAAAACAGTCGGGGCGAGAGGATTTGAACCTCCGACCCCCTGGTCCCAAACCAGGTGCGCTAGCCAGACTGCGCTACGCCCCGAAGTCGTTCCATCATAGCAGTAAGAAGCCCGCCCGAAAACTCGGCCGCGATTTGATGCGGGAACGATGCCGTCGTGGATATTGCACGAAATTGGCCGGCGGTCCCTGCCCGGCTCGGAATTCCGGCGAATTCCGCTACAATTCGGACATTTCGCCCGCCCGATTGGTTCGCCGATTCCGTTGACTTCATTCGGAGCCACTGCTTGAAAAGCTGGCACAAGATCGCGGCCGTTGGAATGCTCCTGCATCTCATGCCG
Proteins encoded in this region:
- a CDS encoding serine/threonine-protein kinase codes for the protein MKTCPACSAENDADSKCCSACGGVLVPGPDATVDHNRSKNASASPSISDPDLSAHGRFLPGTIIADRYRIVSLAGRGGMGGVYRADDLKLGHPVALKFLPRGVAESSRRFQLFVSEVRLSRQLAHPNVCRVFDIDEADGQHFLSMEYIDGEDLQGLLRRIGRLPRDKGIEIAQQLCAGLAAAHEKGVLHRDLKPANVMIDGRGQARITDFGLARLEGSASGVGEIAGTPAYMAPEQLARGETTIQSDLYSLGLILYEAFTGQPVHKSGSIEELNRAHAASSPRPPAELVADVDPAVERAILHSLQKDPRQRPASARAVADALVARETPSPGSLSLASSPRESPPE
- a CDS encoding DUF1579 family protein translates to MTMTGDGPWQQGKTTKFKSITEIKDADTVNFSLFMVDTDGKEQPMVKITYKRKK